One Cyanobacteriota bacterium genomic window carries:
- the fliS gene encoding flagellar export chaperone FliS: MKNVVETSSPIQLVILLYEGCLQWLHMSKEEIRKNKNNKLANWSDYANYMAMAIDILNYMHDTLDVEASKDFAIPMSELYTFMKMRLFKANIAKDPKVIDEVVDLVKDLKDTWKQAIKQDVSIS; the protein is encoded by the coding sequence TTGAAAAACGTTGTTGAGACTTCAAGTCCAATTCAATTAGTGATTTTGCTATATGAGGGTTGTCTTCAATGGTTACATATGTCCAAAGAAGAGATTCGCAAGAACAAGAATAATAAATTAGCTAATTGGTCAGACTATGCAAATTATATGGCTATGGCTATTGATATTTTGAATTATATGCATGATACCTTGGACGTTGAAGCGAGTAAGGATTTTGCAATCCCAATGTCAGAGCTTTATACTTTTATGAAGATGAGATTGTTTAAGGCGAACATCGCGAAAGATCCCAAGGTGATAGATGAGGTTGTTGATCTTGTGAAAGATCTTAAGGACACGTGGAAACAAGCCATAAAGCAAGATGTTTCAATTAGCTGA
- a CDS encoding ABC transporter ATP-binding protein: protein MLQLKNIRKSFGDNLILKDINLEIEDGEFIVFLGPSGCGKTTLVRIIAGLEEADSGLIKHGDREIQQLAPKDRDLSMVFQNYALYPHKSVYDNLAFPLQIAGAAKSEIDATVKRLAAKLGLLEYLERKPKELSGGQRQRVALARAMAKKPKIFLLDEPLSNLDAKLRTQMRHELFNLHKESSATFIYVTHDQIEALSLADKIVVLNDGEIQQIASPEEIYSNPANMFVAGFIGAPATNIFMLNGQQVGIRPEFFALEESAMQQESIEVMVSNIEILASEVLIYCQYKDQQVIVKLTRANLDTNSLKTRLMTKNNSVLPLFYDPNVIYYF, encoded by the coding sequence ATGCTGCAATTAAAAAACATCCGTAAAAGTTTTGGTGACAATCTAATACTCAAAGATATCAATCTTGAGATAGAAGATGGTGAGTTTATAGTTTTTTTGGGTCCGAGTGGTTGCGGTAAGACAACACTAGTTCGCATTATTGCTGGCTTAGAAGAAGCAGATTCTGGTCTGATCAAACATGGTGATAGAGAGATTCAGCAACTTGCTCCCAAGGATAGAGACTTGTCTATGGTTTTTCAAAACTACGCGCTCTACCCGCACAAATCAGTTTATGACAATCTTGCCTTTCCTTTGCAAATTGCAGGAGCTGCCAAGTCAGAGATCGATGCAACTGTCAAAAGACTCGCTGCAAAATTAGGGTTGCTTGAGTACTTGGAACGTAAACCCAAAGAACTTTCTGGTGGTCAAAGACAAAGGGTCGCACTGGCACGGGCAATGGCAAAGAAACCAAAAATATTTTTACTAGATGAGCCTTTGAGTAACTTAGACGCTAAGTTACGCACTCAGATGCGTCATGAACTTTTTAATTTGCACAAAGAATCATCGGCAACATTTATATATGTAACCCATGATCAAATTGAAGCCCTGAGTTTGGCCGATAAGATAGTTGTGCTAAATGATGGTGAGATTCAACAGATTGCTAGCCCAGAAGAAATCTATTCAAATCCAGCGAATATGTTTGTCGCAGGTTTTATTGGTGCTCCTGCAACGAATATCTTTATGCTTAATGGGCAGCAGGTCGGTATTCGGCCCGAGTTTTTTGCTTTAGAAGAATCAGCCATGCAGCAAGAATCTATTGAAGTTATGGTATCTAATATCGAAATCCTAGCTAGTGAAGTCCTCATTTATTGTCAATATAAGGATCAACAAGTTATAGTCAAGCTCACAAGAGCCAATTTAGACACTAATTCACTGAAAACACGCTTAATGACTAAAAATAATAGTGTATTACCTTTATTTTATGATCCAAATGTGATATATTATTTTTAG
- a CDS encoding LamB/YcsF family protein, whose amino-acid sequence MTQTDPFISRQIDLNLDIGQGVTQFLTEQEIMPYATSVNVSTGAHAGEPALINKSLETVKENGQLALGALVSYPDLIGYGERKIQLSNEELRATILVQLGGLAALAKTHNLELQQVRTHGYLYQQMASNYSVAETVAKSIQEFSKWLTLIGPVSPALQEVGSWTNVRVAFEGRVDLRYKADGSVIPFDMEHDSNLDTETIAQRARDLVYKSVAKIENGSEIELNFQTIHLPSRIRNAVEIAKLVRGMVLKPLSLKTVDYEPYLSEFI is encoded by the coding sequence ATGACACAAACAGACCCATTTATCTCTCGTCAAATCGATCTTAACCTAGATATAGGCCAAGGTGTTACACAGTTCTTAACTGAACAGGAAATTATGCCTTATGCTACATCAGTCAATGTTTCTACTGGCGCTCATGCCGGTGAACCAGCTTTAATTAATAAGTCACTTGAAACAGTCAAAGAAAACGGCCAACTTGCATTAGGTGCTTTAGTTTCTTACCCGGACTTGATTGGTTATGGTGAGCGCAAGATCCAATTATCGAATGAAGAACTAAGAGCTACTATATTAGTTCAGCTCGGTGGTCTTGCTGCTCTTGCAAAAACTCACAATCTTGAGTTGCAACAAGTGAGAACTCATGGTTATTTATATCAGCAAATGGCAAGCAATTATTCAGTCGCTGAGACGGTTGCAAAGTCAATCCAAGAATTTAGTAAGTGGTTAACTTTAATTGGACCTGTGAGCCCAGCTCTTCAAGAAGTTGGTTCTTGGACTAATGTGCGCGTTGCTTTTGAAGGAAGGGTAGATCTTCGCTATAAGGCGGATGGGTCCGTAATCCCTTTTGATATGGAACATGATTCTAATTTAGATACTGAGACTATTGCTCAAAGAGCAAGAGATTTAGTATATAAATCCGTAGCCAAGATAGAAAATGGTAGTGAAATTGAACTTAATTTTCAGACTATTCATCTTCCATCCAGAATTAGAAACGCTGTGGAGATTGCTAAGTTAGTGAGAGGAATGGTCCTTAAGCCTCTGTCCCTTAAGACAGTAGATTATGAGCCTTACTTATCAGAATTTATTTGA